In Marinifilum sp. JC120, a genomic segment contains:
- a CDS encoding conjugal transfer protein TrbE (type IV secretion system ATPase VirB4 family), protein MLKLKDYRHKQKGLPDVLSYAAMVDNGIVLCKNGALLAGWIFRSQDTASSTPQELATISARVNQALAPLGSGWMCHVEAIRTPATSYPAPAASSFPDRITAMIDEERRNIFQSGEFYTTSTFLAVTCTPQLGHEKIKRYATGQTGGHNQLDKQINEFKKTLFQLEDSLSLCLQLERLADYTYEDEFGNSKTVSPLLTFLQICTTGENHPVILPSTPMYLDAIIGCKDLVAGDSLFIGNNQIQIIAIDGFPAESWPSILSCLEGIPLEYRFSSRFICMDQFEAEKELTLYRKTWQQQVFKFFDLMFNK, encoded by the coding sequence ATGCTCAAGCTCAAAGACTATCGCCATAAACAAAAGGGATTGCCGGACGTTCTTTCATACGCCGCCATGGTGGATAATGGAATTGTCCTTTGCAAAAACGGCGCACTTCTGGCCGGCTGGATATTCAGATCCCAAGATACAGCATCAAGCACACCTCAGGAACTGGCGACAATAAGCGCACGAGTCAACCAAGCTCTGGCGCCTCTTGGCTCTGGCTGGATGTGTCATGTTGAGGCCATCCGAACTCCTGCGACCAGCTACCCTGCTCCGGCGGCAAGTTCCTTTCCGGATAGAATCACGGCGATGATTGATGAGGAACGGAGGAACATTTTTCAATCAGGGGAATTCTAYACAACCAGCACTTTTCTGGCCGTGACATGCACTCCTCAACTGGGCCATGAAAAAATCAAAAGATATGCAACTGGGCAGACWGGCGGTCACAACCAGCTCGACAAGCAGATCAACGAATTCAAAAARACACTATTTCAGCTTGAAGAYTCTCTTTCTCTCTGCCTTCAGCTTGAGAGACTGGCCGACTATACATATGAAGATGAATTCGGAAACAGCAAGACAGTTTCACCGCTGCTCACTTTCTTACAGATATGTACCACCGGAGAAAATCACCCGGTAATTCTGCCCTCTACCCCCATGTATCTGGATGCRATTATCGGCTGCAAAGATTTGGTTGCCGGCGATTCACTTTTYATTGGAAACAACCAGATCCAGATCATCGCCATAGACGGATTYCCAGCTGAAAGCTGGCCCTCAATCTTATCCTGCCTTGAAGGAATCCCTTTAGAATACAGATTTTCAAGCCGCTTCATCTGCATGGATCAATTTGAAGCAGAAAAAGAACTCACTTTATATCGTAAGACTTGGCAACAGCAGGTATTTAAATTTTTCGACCTGATGTTCAACAAGG
- a CDS encoding conjugal transfer protein TrbD, with translation MSLNQELIVRTVVIHRSLHRHTLVLGAERELVMSSALISFILVVTGKDLISAGAALFLWLTSVILLRMMAKEDPQMSQVWLRRNAYQTVYPAKSTPWRR, from the coding sequence GTGAGTTTAAATCAAGAATTAATTGTAAGGACGGTTGTCATTCACCGTTCGTTGCACAGACACACTCTAGTCCTTGGTGCTGAGAGAGAACTAGTCATGTCCTCAGCTCTGATCAGCTTCATTCTTGTCGTGACCGGCAAAGACCTCATCTCTGCCGGCGCAGCTCTCTTCCTTTGGCTCACTAGCGTAATTCTGCTCCGGATGATGGCGAAAGAAGATCCTCAAATGTCACAGGTATGGCTGAGAAGAAACGCATACCAGACYGTATATCCCGCCAAATCTACACCTTGGCGTAGGTAG
- a CDS encoding conjugal transfer protein TrbC — protein MKNKAKINLLILLVILLFPEIASASGIAEFQGPIDKVLGTVAGPTGGAIAAIALAIAGITFIMKKAELGEGFKMLLSIIMGACLIACCTAIMNAVFTFSGAVL, from the coding sequence ATGAAAAACAAAGCTAAAATAAACTTACTAATTTTATTGGTAATTTTACTGTTCCCGGAAATAGCTTCAGCCAGTGGAATTGCTGAATTCCAAGGTCCAATTGATAAAGTATTAGGAACCGTTGCAGGGCCTACAGGTGGAGCAATTGCTGCTATCGCGCTCGCAATCGCAGGGATTACCTTCATCATGAAAAAGGCTGAGCTGGGTGAGGGATTTAAGATGCTCCTAAGCATAATTATGGGAGCCTGCCTTATAGCTTGTTGCACCGCTATAATGAACGCTGTTTTCACTTTCTCTGGGGCTGTTCTGTGA